A genomic segment from Luteolibacter ambystomatis encodes:
- a CDS encoding DUF1552 domain-containing protein, whose translation MTPRRRFLQGLASVCALPYLPSLRAATVAPASPLRMGFVYIPNGVNLDLWRPAAGGLLSPTLQPLAALRDHFSLFRGLDQHKAFANGDGAGDHARANATFLTGCQARKTAGADIRLGISVDQLAANEIGHLTRLPSLELSTDPPRAAGECDSGYSCAYQFNLSWRSENIPAPAERDPRLVFEKLFGSGDEKQDARRRAYEKSVLDFVLEDAKRLQGRLDHEDRGKMDQYFSAVRDVETRISRAEQFRKEVPEEKRPNGVPEIYRDHIRLMYELMVLAFQTDSTRIASFLLAHDGSNRTFPEIGIPDAHHGLSHHRGDPETLRRIGEIDRYYVEQFAWFLEKMKSIPEGDGTLLDHSMIVYGGGIADGNRHNHDDLPVLIAGHGNGTLKQGRVIEAPKGTPMTNLYLSMLDRMGVKAARLGDSQGELSGI comes from the coding sequence ATGACACCCCGCCGCCGCTTCCTGCAAGGGCTCGCCTCGGTCTGCGCGCTGCCCTACCTGCCATCGCTGCGTGCGGCGACGGTTGCCCCGGCATCGCCGTTGCGGATGGGCTTCGTCTATATTCCGAACGGAGTGAATCTCGACTTATGGCGTCCGGCCGCAGGCGGCCTGCTCTCTCCCACGCTTCAACCGCTCGCCGCCCTCCGTGATCACTTCTCGCTCTTCCGCGGACTCGACCAGCACAAGGCCTTCGCGAATGGTGATGGCGCGGGCGACCACGCGCGCGCGAACGCGACCTTCCTCACCGGCTGCCAGGCACGCAAGACGGCGGGGGCGGACATCCGACTCGGCATCTCGGTGGATCAACTCGCCGCCAATGAGATCGGCCACCTCACCCGCCTGCCATCGCTCGAACTTTCCACCGATCCACCGCGCGCCGCCGGCGAGTGCGACTCCGGTTATTCCTGCGCGTATCAATTCAACCTCTCCTGGCGCAGCGAGAACATCCCCGCGCCCGCCGAACGCGATCCGCGGCTGGTGTTCGAAAAGCTCTTCGGCTCCGGCGATGAAAAGCAGGACGCCCGCCGCCGCGCCTACGAGAAGAGCGTGCTCGATTTCGTGCTGGAGGATGCGAAACGCCTGCAAGGCCGCCTCGATCACGAAGACCGTGGCAAGATGGACCAGTACTTCAGCGCGGTGCGGGACGTGGAAACCCGCATCTCCCGCGCGGAACAATTCCGCAAGGAAGTGCCGGAGGAAAAACGCCCGAACGGTGTGCCGGAAATCTACCGCGACCACATCCGCCTGATGTACGAACTCATGGTGCTCGCGTTCCAAACGGACAGCACGCGCATCGCTTCCTTCCTGCTGGCCCACGACGGCTCGAACCGCACCTTCCCCGAGATCGGCATCCCGGATGCCCATCACGGGCTCTCGCACCACCGCGGCGATCCGGAAACGCTCCGCCGCATCGGCGAGATCGACCGCTATTACGTCGAGCAGTTCGCGTGGTTCCTGGAAAAGATGAAGTCGATCCCGGAAGGCGACGGCACGCTGTTGGATCACTCGATGATCGTCTATGGCGGCGGCATCGCCGATGGCAACCGCCACAACCACGACGACCTGCCGGTGCTGATCGCCGGCCACGGCAATGGCACCCTCAAGCAGGGCCGTGTGATCGAGGCTCCGAAAGGCACTCCCATGACGAACCTCTATCTCTCGATGCTCGACCGCATGGGAGTGAAGGCCGCGCGGCTCGGTGACTCGCAGGGCGAGCTCTCAGGAATCTGA
- a CDS encoding sigma-70 family RNA polymerase sigma factor, whose translation MDESQIQYLQLVTRHQPAIYGYIRSLAPQADVEDILQETNLVLWNKADVFEPGSNFKAFAFRIAHLKTLEALRSDRRRQWLVFDSDLMEQISTRRSSAEANADGQQAALRECMKQLDPGDRELIHRRYALGSTVRDMARDLRKTEGSLQQWFFRMRNQLRDCIEKRIKMEGGAA comes from the coding sequence ATGGACGAAAGCCAGATCCAGTATCTGCAACTGGTGACCCGCCACCAGCCGGCGATCTATGGCTATATCCGCAGTCTCGCTCCGCAGGCGGATGTGGAGGATATCCTGCAGGAGACGAACCTGGTGCTCTGGAACAAGGCGGACGTTTTCGAGCCGGGCAGCAACTTCAAGGCCTTCGCTTTCCGCATCGCCCATCTCAAAACGCTGGAGGCGCTGCGCTCCGACAGGCGCCGCCAGTGGCTCGTTTTCGACAGCGACCTGATGGAGCAGATCTCCACCCGGCGTTCATCCGCCGAGGCAAATGCGGATGGCCAGCAGGCCGCGCTGCGCGAGTGTATGAAGCAGCTCGATCCGGGCGACCGCGAACTGATCCACCGGCGCTATGCGCTGGGGAGCACCGTCCGCGACATGGCGCGCGATCTCAGGAAGACGGAGGGCTCGCTCCAGCAGTGGTTTTTCCGGATGCGGAACCAACTGCGGGATTGTATCGAGAAGCGGATCAAGATGGAAGGGGGTGCCGCATGA
- a CDS encoding LamG-like jellyroll fold domain-containing protein translates to MNRETMEWIDALLEGSLPAERFDELQQRLRDDPVAFEHYCSQAELHGRLEWELRDAAASAEVPERKIVFLKRWLRPIAAAAALVAFGGVLGYALKPVRKEIRYLERPDAVEIGYVARLTQATGAKWRSGHPEVGQWLATGVVELTEGSAQIAFDSGASVRLQAPARLDVSSPNHARLDLGKSIVDIPEQAVGFVMETPNGELRRRGSRFGVAVEEDGHTEVHVLAGEVELNPKRGNRDSLKLSQSKPIRLADAGVTNEAPRYAPADFGSVARTDSALMPKTYLHWSFDSVNTTTGTFDETGVRLAGENPFPASVVELKGATHPTLVAGRFGTGVKLEGFSSVISTRFPGYAGNQARTVAFWVMVPQGTPDTFSYSILSWGSASPGNGGKWQIAWNNSVDNTGTKGALRVEVQGGASIGSTDLRDGKWHHVAVVFPGGPRSSTNNIRYYIDGRLDSSTYVKTQEVNTVINGPNSFPLTIGHRVDSESNYSFRGSLDELYVFPVALLPESIEALYQRNTPPGLY, encoded by the coding sequence ATGAACCGCGAAACCATGGAATGGATCGATGCCTTGCTGGAAGGCTCGCTGCCCGCGGAGCGGTTCGATGAATTGCAACAGAGGCTGCGCGATGATCCCGTGGCGTTCGAGCACTACTGCTCGCAGGCCGAGCTTCACGGACGCCTGGAGTGGGAACTGAGGGATGCCGCCGCATCGGCGGAAGTTCCGGAACGGAAGATTGTTTTCCTCAAGCGCTGGCTCCGTCCCATCGCTGCGGCCGCGGCCTTGGTCGCATTCGGCGGTGTGCTCGGGTATGCGCTCAAGCCCGTGAGGAAGGAGATCCGCTATCTTGAACGTCCGGATGCGGTGGAGATCGGCTATGTCGCTCGGCTCACCCAGGCCACGGGTGCCAAATGGCGCTCCGGCCATCCCGAGGTGGGACAGTGGCTCGCCACCGGCGTGGTGGAACTCACCGAAGGGTCCGCGCAGATCGCGTTCGACTCCGGTGCCAGCGTGCGTCTCCAGGCTCCGGCGCGGCTCGATGTTTCTTCGCCCAACCACGCGCGGCTCGATCTCGGGAAATCCATTGTCGATATTCCGGAACAGGCCGTGGGCTTCGTGATGGAAACGCCGAATGGCGAACTACGCCGCCGTGGTTCGCGCTTCGGTGTTGCGGTGGAGGAAGACGGCCATACGGAAGTGCATGTGCTCGCCGGTGAAGTGGAGTTGAATCCGAAGCGAGGCAACCGCGACTCGCTGAAGCTCTCTCAATCGAAACCGATCCGTCTTGCGGATGCGGGAGTCACCAATGAAGCGCCACGTTATGCCCCGGCCGATTTCGGAAGCGTCGCCCGCACCGACAGCGCGCTGATGCCGAAGACCTATCTCCACTGGAGCTTCGACAGTGTGAACACCACGACCGGAACATTCGATGAAACTGGAGTGCGCCTCGCGGGAGAAAATCCGTTTCCCGCCAGCGTGGTCGAACTCAAGGGTGCCACCCATCCCACGCTTGTAGCGGGGCGTTTCGGCACCGGCGTGAAGCTCGAGGGATTCTCCAGCGTGATCTCCACCCGGTTTCCCGGCTATGCGGGCAATCAGGCGCGCACCGTGGCTTTCTGGGTGATGGTGCCCCAGGGAACTCCGGACACCTTCAGCTACTCGATCCTGTCCTGGGGAAGTGCAAGTCCCGGCAACGGGGGGAAGTGGCAGATCGCCTGGAACAACAGCGTGGACAATACCGGCACGAAGGGGGCACTGCGTGTGGAGGTGCAGGGCGGCGCCAGCATCGGCTCGACCGATCTCCGCGATGGCAAGTGGCATCATGTGGCCGTGGTGTTTCCGGGAGGTCCGCGCAGCAGCACGAACAACATCCGCTACTACATCGATGGAAGGCTGGATTCCTCGACCTATGTGAAGACCCAGGAGGTCAACACCGTCATCAACGGACCGAATTCATTCCCGCTGACGATCGGTCATCGTGTCGATAGTGAGTCGAACTACTCGTTCCGCGGCAGCTTGGATGAGCTCTACGTGTTTCCAGTCGCGTTGCTGCCGGAGAGCATCGAGGCGCTCTATCAGCGCAATACACCGCCGGGGTTGTACTGA
- a CDS encoding sulfatase-like hydrolase/transferase, whose amino-acid sequence MKRLLSMFSVFLATALLAAGAAPKPNVIFILCDDLGYGDIGVFYQNLRKANNDRSEPWHFTPKLDAVAAEGLQLPHHYCPAPVCAPSRASLLLGVHQGHANIRDNQFDKALESNHTLGTVLKGAGYATACIGKWGLQGSGSTPTAWAAYPTKRGFDYYYGYVRHGDGHEHYPKEGTYQGAKEVWDMNTEVSASLDKCYTADLWTARAKKWIVDQHAASSSQPFFLYLAYDTPHATCELPTMAYPAGGGLTGGLQWQGTPGAMINTAGGTVDGYMHPDYTGQTYDSDKNASTAEVAWPNVMKRYATTVRRLDDCVGDLIQTLKDLGIDNNTLIVFTTDNGVSDESYLSTAMQPYFFNSFGPFDGIKRDCWEGGARVGALVRWPAGIPGNRVSNLPSQFQDWMPTFAELAGVPVPARVDGVSLVPTLENISGQKTPQVYTEYYFAGSTPSYSEFDVAKRGRARNQMQLIRSGNYVGVRYNIQSHADNFEIYDIVNDPKESVNLASTLTALQQQMKDKVLRMRRSDSGAARPYDSEQVPPLTPLQTTSGVEWKAYTGSFPWLPELTNLTPVSGGTVGIPSLAIRPQDNDVALLFTGYLNVPGDGSYTFYLNADTRAFLRIHEAAVIDADFGYAGGTEKSAVMNLKAGKHPFRLYYARGSTGTPALSLQWSGPGVTRQAIAASAFSRDGIGVNTPPQTVDDTVLIQQDAATTLAVLANDSDDGQPQALSIASVTTPRSGTAVISGTQIVYTPTTGFLGEDFFTYTATDGTSSAIATVRVTVAYADGDYWFPFNQTSGLTTREAGGYRAATLTGFTVDPAQWVAGHSDKGLQFDGVDDCVGVDNFNGITGTNARTCSAWVKTTGTGQMPVIAWGPNSTGNKWTFLIQSGQPRIEVTGGFLQAGHAVNDGQWHHIACTFTNDGTPNVTDTKLYIDGVLETTFAASGSATVNTSGSAVKIGGDIQSRFFTGTLDDARIHGRALSATEIAAQAAETNNGAAIWQRRYFGIASFDWNADDDRDGRNRLFEYAFGTQPRIRDSTPVASTSRDDGYLRITYPRRRAGSHSLSYVVQASADLIDWTTLTTVEVSSVPAGDFDQVTSRTTIPALTERLFMRVRVTGP is encoded by the coding sequence ATGAAGCGTCTGCTTTCCATGTTCTCCGTCTTTCTGGCCACGGCATTGCTCGCGGCGGGAGCGGCGCCGAAGCCCAATGTGATCTTCATCCTGTGCGATGACCTCGGCTACGGGGACATCGGGGTGTTTTACCAGAACCTGAGGAAGGCGAACAACGACCGCTCGGAGCCGTGGCATTTCACGCCGAAGCTCGATGCCGTTGCAGCGGAGGGGCTTCAGCTTCCCCATCACTACTGTCCTGCGCCGGTCTGTGCGCCATCGCGCGCGTCGCTTTTGCTCGGCGTCCACCAGGGGCATGCCAACATCCGGGACAACCAGTTCGACAAGGCGTTGGAAAGCAATCACACGCTCGGCACGGTGCTGAAAGGCGCTGGCTATGCCACGGCTTGCATTGGCAAGTGGGGATTGCAGGGAAGCGGGAGCACGCCCACGGCATGGGCCGCCTATCCCACGAAGCGCGGCTTCGACTACTACTACGGCTATGTCCGCCATGGCGACGGCCACGAGCACTATCCGAAGGAAGGAACCTATCAGGGCGCGAAGGAAGTGTGGGACATGAACACCGAGGTCTCCGCCAGCCTCGACAAATGCTATACCGCCGATCTCTGGACCGCGCGTGCGAAGAAGTGGATCGTGGATCAGCATGCGGCCTCTTCCAGCCAGCCATTTTTCCTCTATCTGGCGTATGACACGCCGCATGCCACCTGCGAGCTCCCGACCATGGCGTATCCCGCGGGCGGCGGTCTGACCGGCGGACTCCAGTGGCAGGGCACGCCTGGTGCGATGATCAATACCGCAGGCGGCACCGTGGATGGCTACATGCATCCGGACTACACGGGCCAGACGTATGACAGCGATAAGAACGCGTCCACCGCCGAGGTCGCGTGGCCGAACGTGATGAAGCGCTATGCCACCACCGTGCGCCGTCTCGACGACTGCGTGGGTGATCTGATCCAGACTCTCAAGGATCTCGGTATCGACAACAACACGCTGATCGTTTTCACCACCGACAACGGCGTCAGCGACGAGTCCTATCTTTCCACGGCCATGCAGCCGTATTTCTTCAACAGCTTCGGACCCTTCGATGGGATCAAGCGCGATTGCTGGGAAGGCGGTGCGCGTGTCGGCGCTCTCGTGCGCTGGCCCGCGGGCATCCCCGGCAACCGCGTGAGCAACCTGCCCAGCCAGTTCCAAGACTGGATGCCGACGTTCGCGGAGTTGGCAGGCGTGCCGGTGCCGGCGCGCGTGGATGGGGTTTCGCTCGTGCCCACGCTGGAGAACATCAGCGGGCAGAAGACCCCGCAGGTTTATACGGAATACTATTTTGCCGGTTCGACGCCGTCGTATTCGGAGTTCGATGTGGCGAAGCGCGGACGCGCCCGCAACCAGATGCAGTTGATCCGCTCCGGGAACTACGTCGGAGTGCGCTACAACATCCAGTCCCACGCGGACAATTTCGAGATCTACGACATCGTGAACGATCCGAAGGAATCGGTGAATCTCGCCTCCACGCTAACCGCGCTCCAGCAGCAGATGAAGGACAAGGTGCTGCGAATGCGCCGATCGGACAGCGGAGCCGCACGGCCGTATGATTCGGAGCAGGTGCCGCCGCTGACTCCCCTGCAAACCACCAGCGGGGTCGAGTGGAAGGCTTACACCGGCTCGTTCCCCTGGCTGCCGGAACTCACGAACCTCACGCCGGTCTCGGGCGGCACGGTTGGCATTCCGTCCCTGGCGATCCGCCCGCAGGACAATGACGTGGCTCTGCTTTTCACCGGTTATCTGAATGTGCCGGGCGATGGTTCCTACACCTTCTACCTGAATGCCGACACCCGTGCCTTCCTGCGCATCCATGAGGCGGCGGTGATCGACGCGGATTTCGGCTATGCCGGCGGCACGGAGAAAAGCGCGGTGATGAATCTGAAAGCGGGCAAGCATCCCTTCCGCCTCTACTATGCCCGTGGTAGTACTGGAACGCCCGCGCTTTCGCTGCAATGGAGCGGCCCGGGCGTCACCAGGCAGGCGATAGCGGCAAGCGCGTTCTCGCGCGACGGTATTGGCGTGAACACTCCTCCGCAGACGGTGGATGATACGGTGCTGATCCAGCAGGATGCCGCCACCACTTTGGCGGTGCTGGCGAACGACAGTGATGATGGCCAGCCTCAGGCACTCTCGATCGCCTCGGTCACGACCCCGCGCTCGGGAACCGCCGTCATTTCAGGAACCCAGATCGTCTATACGCCTACCACGGGGTTTCTCGGCGAGGATTTCTTCACCTATACCGCCACCGATGGCACGTCTTCAGCCATCGCCACGGTGAGGGTGACGGTGGCCTACGCCGATGGCGACTATTGGTTCCCCTTCAACCAGACCTCCGGTCTCACCACCCGTGAAGCGGGCGGCTATCGCGCTGCCACTCTGACAGGATTCACGGTCGATCCCGCGCAATGGGTTGCCGGTCATTCGGACAAGGGGCTGCAATTCGATGGCGTGGACGATTGCGTGGGCGTGGACAATTTCAATGGCATCACCGGCACGAATGCGCGCACCTGCTCCGCGTGGGTGAAAACGACCGGCACCGGACAGATGCCGGTGATCGCCTGGGGGCCGAACTCGACCGGCAACAAGTGGACGTTCCTCATCCAAAGCGGCCAGCCGCGCATCGAGGTCACCGGTGGCTTCCTTCAGGCTGGCCATGCCGTGAACGATGGCCAGTGGCATCACATCGCCTGCACTTTCACCAATGACGGCACGCCGAACGTCACCGATACCAAGCTCTATATCGATGGTGTGCTGGAGACGACTTTCGCCGCCAGCGGTTCCGCGACGGTCAACACTTCCGGCTCCGCGGTGAAGATCGGTGGTGATATCCAGAGCCGCTTTTTCACCGGCACGCTGGATGACGCCCGCATCCATGGCCGTGCTCTGTCCGCCACCGAGATCGCGGCACAGGCCGCGGAGACCAACAATGGTGCGGCGATCTGGCAGCGTCGGTATTTTGGAATCGCATCCTTTGATTGGAATGCGGATGACGATCGTGACGGGCGCAACCGGCTTTTCGAATACGCCTTTGGCACCCAGCCGCGTATCCGGGATTCCACACCGGTGGCGTCCACTTCCCGGGACGATGGCTACCTCCGCATCACCTATCCGCGCCGTCGTGCCGGTTCCCATTCGCTTTCCTATGTGGTGCAGGCTTCCGCGGACCTGATCGACTGGACCACGCTGACGACCGTGGAAGTGTCTTCCGTTCCGGCTGGTGATTTCGATCAAGTCACCAGCCGGACCACGATTCCCGCCCTCACCGAGCGGTTGTTCATGAGGGTCCGCGTGACCGGTCCCTAG